The following is a genomic window from Nocardioides thalensis.
GACCTCGGCTCGCCGGGGGGCGCCGCGAAGATGGGCGAGATCGACAAGGACCACGAGTTCATCGCGGCCCTGCCGCCGCAGAACCAGGACTGACGCTGACCGTCTCCGGCCGGCTTCCCGACTTCCCGTGGGACAAGCTGACGTCGTACGCCGCCACGGCGCGCGCGCACGCTGACGGCATCGTCGACCTGTCGGTCGGCACGCCCGTCGACCCGACGCCGGAGGTCGTGCAGGAGGCGCTCCGCGCTGCGGCGGACGCGCCCGGCTACCCGCTGACGATCGGGCGTCCCGAGAGCCGCCAGGCGGTCGTCGACTGGCTGGCGCGCCGCCACGGCGTCACCGGCCTCGACATCAGCAACGTGCTGCCGCTGATCGGCTCCAAGGAGCTGATCGCGTCCGCGGCGCTGCACCTCGGCGTCGGCCCGGGCGACCTGGTCGCCTACCCCGAGCTGGCCTATCCGACCTACGAGGTCGGAGCCGCCCTCGCCGGCGCCCGCGCCGTGGCCACCGACTCGCTGACGGCTCTCGGCCCCGAGACGCCGCGCATCCTCTGGATCAACTCGCCGTCCAACCCGACCGGGCGGGTGCTGCCGAAGGACCACCTGAAGAAGGTCGTCGACTGGTGCCGCGAGCGCGGCGTGCTGCTGATCTCCGACGAGTGCTACATCGAGTGCGTCTGGGAGGGGGAGGCCCTCTCCGTGCTGCACCCCGACATCTGCGGCGGCAGCACCGAGGGCATCCTCGCGGTCCACTCGCTGTCGAAGCGCTCCAACTTGGCGGGCTACCGCTGCGCCTTCGTCGTGGGTGACCCGGCCGTCGTGGGCGAGCTGCTCGCGGTCCGCAAGAACCTCGGACTCCAGATGCCCGCTCCCCAGCAGGCCGCGATGATCGCGGCGCTCGACGACGACGAGCACGTCGCGGAGCAGCACGCGCGCTACGCCGCACGACGGGCCAAGCTGCTCACCGCCCTCGAGGCCGCGGGCTTCTCGATCGAGCACTCCGAGGCGTCGCTCTACCTCTGGGCGACCCGCGGCGAGGACTGCTGGTCCACCGTGGCCTCGCTCGCCGAGCGGGGCATCCTGGTCGCCCCCGGCGCGTTCTACGGCGCTGCGGGCAGCAGCCACGTGCGGGTCGCGTTCACGGCCACCGATGAGCGGGTCGACGCCGCGGTGGCACGCCTCTCCGCGATCTGACGCGGTCCGGGCGCGTCCGCAGGTACCGTCGGCGCGTGCGCTGGCTGTGGGTGATCGGGCTGCTGTTGGTCGTCGCGTGCTCTCCGGACGAGGAGGTGGGGAGCGGTGGCGAGTCCGGCCCGACCGCGTCGCCATCGTCCGCCGTGGCGACCGAGGCGGCGGAGGACGACCTGCTGCTCCACGTGCCGCCCGGAGGCGAGGGCAAGCGGCCATTGGTGCTGCTCTTCCACGGCACGCCCGGGGCGCCCGAGCAGCTGGCGCAGGACACCCGCTTCAACCGACTGGCCGACGAGGAGGGCTTCGTCGTCGCCTACCCCGATCCCTACCTCGAGATCGGCGCGCTCCGCGACCTGATCGACCGCCTGGTGGCCGAGGAGGGCGTCGACCCGCGGCGCGTCTACGCGGGCGGGTTCTCCCGCGGGGCATCGCTGGTCTACGACCTGGCCGTTCGGCTTCCCGACCGGATCGCGGCGTTCGCACCCGTCAGCGGCCTCCCACCCAGCGACTTCTCGCCCCGCCGCGCCGTACCCCTGATCACCTTCCAGGGCGGCCGCGACAACCTGGCCGCCGGTTTCCCGTCGACCAACAGGACGTGGGCGAAGGCCGCCGGCTGCGAGCAGCCGGAGGTCGCCGAGATCCGGATGTACGGCGGACCCGCGCGCCGCTCCATCGCCCAGTGCGACGACGGGGCGGTGCACGCGGTCTACGAGCTGCCGCGGATGGGCCACGAGTGGCCGCGGGAGGCGACGGGGCTGATCTGGGAGTTCTTCGAGGCCCACCGCCTCGGCGGCTGACTCACAATCCCGTCTCCCAGTAGATGAAGTCCCCACCGCCGCTCGGCAGGTAAGAGATCCGCTCGAGGTCGATGCCCTGCGGCGCCATCAGGATGGTGCACGCCTCGACGGTCTCGCCGGCGCCGATCTCCTCGGGCACCCCGGCGCACTCGGTGAAGGCGGGTCCGCCCATGTCGATGACGACGAGCGGGCTGATCAGGTTCTCGTCGGCGTCCTCGCCGCTCGGGCGGCCCGGGGCCACGGGGGAGTCGCTCTCGTTCTCGAACGTCACGTCGACGTAGAACACCTGCTGGCCCTGCTCCTCGGGGTCGAGGCTGAAGCCGCCGGCCTCGAGCTCGTCGGTCGAGCCGGTGCGCACGTCGGTCACGGCGACCGTGCCGAAGTCGACCTCCGCGGCGGTGCCCAGGGAGAGCTCGTCGGAGCCGGAGCAGCCGGCGAGGGCGGTGGCCGTCGCGGCGATGGCGAGGAGGAGGGGGATCGGGTGGCGGGAGGTCATCGGTGTGTCCCTTCAGGAGAGAGCCCCGAGACCGGACATCTCACGATGCCCGGTCCCGGGGTGTGCCGCTAGTGGCCGCGGCGGGTGATGTGGTTGACGGTCATCGGTCAGCGGACGGCCTGGACCGTCGGGCTGAGGTCGCGGGCGCACGTGGTGGTGGCCTTGACCTTGGCGTAGAAGAAGCCCTCGGTGCCGGTGTTGCCGGTGTTCCAGCTGCCGTCGCTGTCGGCGGTGTCGGACGCGAACTTCACGTCGTCGCCGCCACCACGGCTGCCGACCTGCTTGATGACGATGACCTTGCGGCCCTCGACACAGGCGGGGTTGCTGCTGGTGACGAAGCCGGACAGGTCCGTGCCCTCGGCCTGGATGGTCACCGTCGTCCGGGAGCCGGCGGCGTGGGCGGAGGTGGCGGTGCCGGCGACGACCGCGGTGGCGGCGCTGGCGGCGAGGACGGTGGCGGCGATGCGGGTGATGGTGTTCATGACGTTTCCTCTCGGGGGGTTCTGGAGCGCGGTGTGCGCTTATGCCAGGTGTGATGCAGCCGCCGCCAGGAAAGTTCTGGCGATCTCGAACTAATTCCGGATCCGCCAGGTCCAGGTGGCCGAAGTGGCGTCGCGGTTGCCCGCGAGGTCGGTCGCCCGCACCCGGAAGACGTGTCGGCCGAGGGCGAGCCGCGCGTAGCTGCGAGGCGAGGTGCACGCCCGCCAGGCCCGGTCGTCGAGCTTGCACTGGAACGTCGACCCGTTCTCCGTCGCGCTGAACGAGAACGCCGCGCTGCGGGACCTCGTCGGCGAGGCCGGCCCGGCCGTGATCGTCGTGTCGGGAGCGGTGGCGTCGGGTGCGCCGAGCTCGAACGACAGGGAGACGTCGCTCAGGTAGCCGGAGTGCGCGGCGAAGTCGTCGTTGATGTAGACCTTCCAGTCCCCGTTGGGGTTGGTGCCGTAGAGCGACCGGAGCAGCCCGGTCGAGTACGGCCCGGCCGGTGCGGGCGCCGGCATCACGTCGCCGGGCTCGTAGGCGGTCGGGGCGAAGTTGATCCCGCCGCCGCCGGCCCCGCCGAGGTTGCAGTTGCCGTTGTCGGACATCGCCGGGTCGCGGTCGTTGAGGCGCCAGGTCTTCCCGAGCGGCGGCGCGAAATGCCCGCAGGCGTCGGACATGAGCCAGATCTTCTGGCCTCCGGGCGCGACCAGCAGGATGTCGAGGTCGTCGGGGCGGGAGTGCCCGATGCCGTGCAGGTTGACGGCGACGTCCTCGATCACGCCGGACCTTCCCGACACCGGGATGGTCAGCGGGTACGGCGTGGCGGGTCCCTCGCCGTCCGCGTCCGCGGGCACCACGATCGACTGGCTCGCGGTCTCGATGATGACCCGGAAGCCCTGCAGCACCACGCCGTGGTCGGCGCCGTTGGGGAACCGGTTGGTGTCGTCGTGGACGAACAGCTGCCAGGTCCCGTTCGGGTTCTCGCCGTTGAACGCCGACAGGCTGTGCTTGAGCGACAGGGGCGCCGGGGCGGGGAGGATGTCGGGGGTCGGGAAGAGGCCGGGGTTGCTCGGCTTCCAGGAGCCCGAGGCGCACTGGGAGCCGGGCAGCTGGCTGGCCGCCTCGTCGTCGATCGTCCAGTAGTTCTGGATGACCGGGCCCGCGCCGCACGAGTCCGACACCAGCAGCACCGCGGTGCCGGCCGGCGACTTCAGCACGATGTCGAGGTCGGAGCCGAAGCCGTGGGTCACCTGGTTGAGGTCGACGTTGACGTCGGTGATCGGCCCGTCGATGCCCCACATGGTGGTCGTCGACGGGTAGTGGTTGGCCTTCTGCGCCGTGTCGGCGTTGGTCGGCGCGTCGATGATGATGGCTTGCGGGTTGCCGGGCGCAGAGACCGCGTTGTCCGGCGCGGCGGTCGCGACGCCGCTGAGCGTCGCGCCGATGGCGAGGGTGAGCGCCGTGGCGCTCCGGGAGCGGTGGGTGGTCTTCATGCTTCGACGATCTGCTCGCGCGGACGGACGCGACCAGTCGACGATCGATACCCGGCGGGTCCAGATTCGTGACCGCGCGCTCATGACGGGACCGTGGCGAGGACGCCGAGCATGTGGTTCATCACGGCGAGGTGCTCGGCGGCCGGGCTGAACAGCACCAGCTCCGCGTCCTCCTCGACCCGGACCGAGTGGCCGGCGGGCCAGTGGAAGACGTCTCCGGTCACGTCGGTCTCGCTGGCGCCGTCCGCGAAGGTGACGACGACGCGGCCGGCGAGCACGTAGCCCCAGTGCGGCGCGAAGCACACGTCGTCGTCGAGGCCGCGCAGCAGCGGGGCGATGTCGACCCCCGCGGCGAGGCTGAAGTACTCGGCGGCGAGCGGGCCGTGCGCCGTACCGAAGTCGGGCAGGTGGCGCGCGACGGCGCCGAGGGCGTTCATCTTCACGGGGAGGTCGTGCTTGGCGATGTGCATGGTGGTGCTCCTCTCGGGGTTTGCCCGTGAGGCGTGACATCCGCTGTCACACTGTGACAATGGCCGGCTCCCTGCCAGATCCGGAGTCCCCCGAGGCGCTCGCGGAGCGAGCCGAGGAGGCCTACCGCGACGGCCGGATGGAGGCGGCGCTCACCGCCTGGGAGCAGCTGTACGCCGTGCACGTCGCTGCCGGGCGCCGCTCGGACGCGGCACTCGCCGCGGCTCTGGTCGCGCTCAACCTGCTGTGCGAGACCGGGCTGATGGCGCCGGTGCGCGCGTGGGAGACGCGGGCGCGCCAGCAGCTCGAGAGCGAGCCGACGGGCCCGGCGCACGCGATCCTGGCGATCACCCGCACGTACGAGCGCATCCTCTCCGGCGACCCGGAGGGCGCGGCGGCGCCCGCGCGCGAGGCGGTCGAGCTCGGCACCCGGCTCGGCGTCGACCCCGCCCGGGGGCTCGGCCTGGTCGCCGCCGCCCGGCTCGCCATCCATGCCGGCGAGGTCGACGACGCGATCGACCAGCTCGATCGGCTCGCGGTCGCCCTCGCCGCGGGCGAGTTCGACCCGCTGACCACCGGCAACGTCTACTGCGAGCTGATCTGTGTGGCGCAGTGGCTCGGCCGCCACGACCTGGCCCGGGCGTGGACGGAGGTCATGGAGCGCTGGCGCCACGGCACGGCGTACGGCGCCACGCACGGCCGTTGTCGCGTGCACCGCGCCGAGCTGCTCCGGATGTCCGGGCCGGCCGCCGCGGCGGAGGCCGAGGCGGTCGCGGCCTGCGACGAGCTGCGCCCGTGGATGCGCCGGGAGTACGGCTGGCCGCTGGTCGAGCTCGGCAACATCCGCCTGCGACGTGGTGACCTGGCCGGCGCGGAGGAGGCGTTCCTCGAGGCGAACGCCCGTGCGTGGTGTGCTCAACCGGGGCTCGCGCTGCTCCGGCTCGCCCAGGGAGAGGCGGCCGAGGCCGCCGAGATGATCCGGGCCGAGCTGAGCCACCCCACCGACGTGCCGTGGAAGGAGCGGCCACCGTTCGGCGGGCTGCGCGCCGTGCCCCTGCTCGCGGCACAGGCGCAGGTCGCCGAGCACCTGGGCGACGCGGCCACCGCGGCCACCGCCGCGGCCGAGCTCGCCGCGGTCCATGCGGCCTACCCGAGCGACGGTCTGCGGGCGACGGTCCGGCTCGCGGAGGCACGGGCCGCGCTACTGGCGGGCGACGCCGACCGGGCGATCGGCGTCGCACGCGAGGCCGCTGCACTCTGGATCGACCTCGACGCGCCGTACGACGCCGCGCTCGCGCGCACGCTCACGGGTGACGCGCAGCACCGCCTCGGCAATGCCGACGTGGCGCGGCTCGAGTGGCAGGCGGCGCGGCGTGGGTTCGAGGCGTTCGGCGCCGAGTTGGCCGTGCAGGTCGTCGACCAGCGGCTCGGAGTCGCGGCCGTGCGGCCCGACGCTGCTCCGGCCGCGAGCGGAGGTGTGGCGGAGCTGGTGCGCGACGGCGACCACTGGCTGGTGCGGTACGACGGCCGGGCCGTGGTGCTGCCCGACCTGAAGGGCATCGCCTACCTCGCCAGGCTCCTCTCCGCGCCAAGCCGCGAGCACCACGTCCTCGACCTCGCCGGCGCCGGAGCGGTCGCTCCCGGCCTGCCGGTGCTCGACGACGAGGCGAAGGCGTCATACCGCCGTCGTCTCGCGGAGGTCGAGGCCGACCTGGCGGAGGCCGAGGCCGACCACGACGAGGCCCGCGTGCGCCTCGCCGAGCGCGACCGCGACTACCTCGTGGCCGAGCTGACCGCTGCTGCCGGGCTGGGTGGGCGGGCGCGCACCACCGGCGGTACCGCGGAGCGCGCCCGGACGAGCGTCACCCGGTCGCTGCGCTACGCGCTGGCGCGACTGTCCGAGGTCGCCCCCGACCTCGGCGCCCACCTCGACCGCACGGTCCGCACCGGCACCTGCTGCTGCTACGAGCCGGACCCCGTCGCCCGGCTGGAGTGGAAGGTCACCGGCTGACGACCGTCGCGGCTCAGCCGAAGACGTCGACGTGCACGTGGTCGCGGTGCTCGAGCACCGCCTGGTCGCCCGAGCGCGACGGCGGGTCGTAGTTCTCCCAGCCGTCCTGGCCGGCGACCCAGATCCGGTCGTCGAAGATGACCGTGCGCACGTCGAGCCGGGCCGCGTTGGCGACCAGGTAGTGGGCGAGCGCCCACCCCCGCGTGCGGTTGTCCTCGTTGATCGGCCGGAAGAACACGTCGACCGCGCGGCCCTCGTAGTGGGCCGAGCCCTCCATGTGGCCGTCGGTGACGCCGCCGGGCGCGAACCCGCCGAGCGCCAGGTCGCCGAACCGGTCGAGCAGGTCGCGGCGTACGGCGTCCGCACGCGGCGTGAGCCCGGTGTCGAGCAGCGCCTCGTCCGCCGAGGGGGCGCCCCCGTCGAGGTCGCAGGAGAACGTGGCGGGGGAGTAGCCGGTGAGGGCCGAGGCCAGGGCGCGCGCGTCGGCCTCGTGGTCCGCGTAGGCGTCCGGGAAGCCGGAGCGCTGCACCGTCTGCGCGGCGACGGTGATCTCCATGCCCTCGTAGCCGTCGACCTGCTCGAGCGCGTCGTAGAACGCGTTCGTCGCGTAGGCGGGGTCGAGCAGCTGCTCGACCGTGCCCCAGCCCTGCGAGGGCCGCTGCTGGAAGAGGCCGACGGAGTCGCGGTCGCCGTAGTCGATGTTGTAGAGGTCGGACTCCTGGTAGGCGGTCGCGAGCGCGATCGACACCGCGCGCGCCGGGAGCCCGCGCTCGATCGCGATCGCGGTGATCAGCGAGGCGTTCTCGGCCTGCTCGCCGGTGACCCGCACGTCGTGGTTGGCGACCGTGACCGTGCAGTCGCCGCTGGGGCCGTCGAGGATCTCGTCGGCAGACTTCAGCACGGCAACGCCGACCACCGCGATGATGACCATCGCGGCCAGGCCGACGACGATCGCCGCGGTGCTGTTCTTCACGACTCCAGTGTGGGGAGGGGGTGGTGACCCGGGGACTCGCGCCAACGCGCGATCAGTTGGCGTGCAGCGCCTCGTTGAGCGCGATGCCGTCGCCCTGCCACGGCACCGCCTCGATGGCGCCGCTGACGGAGTTGCGCCGGAAGAGCACGTTGCTCGCGCCGGACAGCTCGCGCGCCTTGACCACCCGCGGAGCCCGGCCGCCCTCGATCAGCGTCACCTTGGTGCCCGCGGTCACGTAGCAGCCGGCCTCGACGACGCAGTCGTCACCGAGCGAGATGCCGATCCCGGCGTTGGCGCCCAGCAGGCAGCGCTTGCCGATCGAGATGACCTCCTTGCCGCCGCCCGACAGCGTGCCCATGATCGACGCGCCGCCGCCGACGTCGGAGCCGTCGCCCACGACGACGCCCGCGCTGATCCGGCCCTCGACCATCGACGCGCCGAGGGTCCCGGCGTTGAAGTTGACGAAGCCCTCGTGCATCACGGTCGTGCCCTCGGCGAGGTGCGCGCCGAGCCGCACCCGGTCGGCGTCGGCGATCCGGACGCCGGTGGGCAGCACGTAGTCGACCATCCGCGGGAACTTGTCGATGCCGTAGACCGCGACGGTGTGGCCGGCCGCCTTGAGCCGGGCGCGGGTGAGCTCGAAGCCGTCGACGGCGCACGGGCCGGCGCTGGTCCACACGACGTTGGTGAGCAGGCCGAACAGGCCGTCGAGGTTGACCTCGTGCGGCCGCACGAGCCGGTGCGACAGCAGGTGCAGGCGCAGCCAGGCGTCGGTGGTGTCCACCGGAGCCGCCGACAGGTCGGCGATCTCGACGAGGGTGACGCTGCGCCGTACGGCGCGCGCCTCGTCGGCGCCCTCCAGCAGGCCGAGGTCGGCCGGCGCGGTCACGTCGGCCGGCTTGGCGCCGAGCGCGGGGGCGGGGAACCAGGTGTCGAGCACCTGGACGGCCCCGGAGTCGGAGGCGGTCTGGGTTGTCGTGGTCAGGCCGTAGCCCCAGGCAGCAGTCACGTGCGGTGATCGTAGTCGTTCTGCTTGCAGCGGAATCGCTGGGCCGCGGTCGCGGACGCGCCTACGGTCGGGGCATGGGTGACGTGCTGAGGTTCCCGGACCGGCCGGCGTACGACGAACCGGCGGCGCCGCCGGGGCCCGAGCCCCTGTGGCGGGAGGCCGCCGGTGACGTGCTCCGGGAGGAGCGCCACCGGCTCGGCCGGACGCTGTCCGACGTCGCGAGGACGTCCGGGATCTCCGTGCAGTACCTGTCGGAGGTGGAGCGCGGGCTGAAGGAGCCGAGCTCGGAGGTGCTGTCCGCGGTCACCGGCGCGCTCGGGCTGCGGATGGCCGAGCTGACCCTGCGGGTCTCGCGGCGCCTCGACGGCCCCGTGTGCCTCGCCGCCTGACCGCCTCGTTCCCGGCCAGGGCTCACGCCACGGCGAGCTTCCGGCTCTCCAGCACCGCGTCGGCGAGGCCGTAGGCGACCGCGCCCTCGGCATCGAGGATGAGGTCGCGATCGGTGTCCTCGCGCAGCCGCTCCACCGTCTGCCCCGTGTGGTGGGCGAGCACGTCCTCCATCTGGCTGCGCAACCGGACGATCTCCTTCGCCTGCACGGCGAGGTCGGGGAGCGTGCCCTGCCCGCCGCCGGACGGCTGGTGGAGGATCACCCGCGACCGCGGCAGCACCGACCGCTGTCCCGGCGCGCCGGCCGCGAGCAGCACGGCCGCCGACGAGGCCGCCTGCCCGATGCAGGTCGTGGACACGGGTGCGCGGACGAACTGCATCGTGTCGTAGATGCCGAGCATCGCGGTGACCGATCCGCCAGGACTGTTGAGGTAGAGGTTGATCGGCGTCTCGGGGCTGTCCGCCTCGAGGTGCAGCAGCTGGGCGATCACCACGTTGGCGACGCCGTCGTCGATCTCGGTGCCGATGTAGACGATCCGGTCGCTGAGCAGTCGCGAGTAGATGTCGAGGGCCCGCTCGCCGTGCAGGGTCTTCTCGATCACGCTCGGGATCGTGTAGCTGCTCATGCCCGGCTCCCGAACGCGACGGTCGAGCGGGCCGGGCCGACCTGCGGGACGGTGGTGATGATCTCGTCGACGAAGCCGTAGTCCTTGGCCTCCTCCGCCGTGAACCAGCGGTCGCGCAGCGCGTCCTTCTCGACCTTCTCGGCCGGCTGGCCGGTGTGCTCGGCGATCAGCCCGATCATCACGTTCTTGGTGTGCTCCAGGTTCTCCGCCTGGATCTCGATGTCGATGGCGGTGCCGCCGATGCCCGCGGACCCCTGGTGCAGCAGCACCCGCGCGTGGGGGAGGGCGTACCGCTTGCCCGGGGTGCCGGCGGAGAGCAGGAACTGGCCCATGCTCGCCGCCAGCCCCATCGCGAGCGTGCTGACGTCGTTGGGGATCATCCGCATCGTGTCGTAGATCGCGAGACCCGCGGACACCGATCCGCCCGGGCTGTTGATGTAGAGGCTGATGTCGCGGTGCGGGTCCTCGGCGGACAGCAGCAGGAGCGCGGCGCAGATGCGGTTGGCGATCGGGTCGTCGACCTCCTGGCCGAGGACGATAATGCGCTGCTGGAGCAGCCGCGCGGTGAGCTGGTCGTCGATCATGCCGAGCGGGCGCTCGGGTGCGTTCGTGGTCATGCACCCACGGTCCGCCGTACGACGCCGGCGCCCAAGCGATTCCGCTGTGGGCGGTTCTGCCCTCGGCAGGGCCGGTCAGCGAGCCGGGTCGGTGAGGCCCTCGGCGACGGACTCCCAGTCCACCCCGGGCTTCGCCCGCTCCATCTGTGCGCGCGTGACGTCGCGCACGAGTCGCGGCAGCGCCGGGGCCACCCCGGCGGCCTCGGTGGCAGCCACGACGTGCTCGAGACCGCGCAGGCACATCTCGAGGCTCGCCTGGCCGCGGTCGTACTTCCGCAGCTCGAACGCCTGGGCCAGGTTCGGCAGCTCCGCGCCGAGGGTCTCGAGGATGCCGGTGGCGTAGGGGAGGTAGGCGGAGGGCTCGATGCCGTGGGCGCGCACCAGCGCGGCGGAATGGAGGAACGCGTACATGCCCGCGAAGAAGACGTCGAGCATCGCCAGGTCGAGGGCGGGTGGGACCGCGTGGTCCTCGCCGAGCACGTCGGTCACGCCACCGAGACCCGCCAGCACGGGGCGGGCCGCGGCCACGGCGTCCTGGCCGCCTGCACACAGCACCAGGTGGTGCTCGGTGCCGACCAGGGCCGTGGGGACCATGATCGCGCCGGTGACGTAGGCGATGCCGAGGGCTGCCGCGGCGTCCGCAGACGCGACCGCGTCCTCCGGCGTGCCGGTGGACACGTTGACGACCGGCACGCCCGCGGTGAGTCCCGGCGCCAGCCGCTCGAGGAGCTCCCGGCTGGCGTGGTGGTCGCGGACGCAGACGATCACGGCGTCGGCGTCGCGCACGGCGCCGGCGGGGTCGGCCGTCAGCGGAGCGTCGGCCAGGCCGATCTCCCCGAGGTCCTTGGGAGACCGGTTCCACACGACCACGTCGTGGCCGGCGGTCCTCAGCGACCGCGCGATCGCCGCGCCCATGGGGCCGAGTCCGAGCACCGCGACACGCCGCGGGGAGGTGGGGGAGGAATGAGGTCGGTCGGTTGTCGGGTTCATGCGACGAAGGTGGCACCGGCCGCGGCCGGTGACCAGTACGCACTTTGTTGTCACCACGTACCGCCACGTAAGGAGCGCTCACCATGTCGGACCCGGACGAGACCTGCGGGGTCAACGTCGCCTTCGCTGTCGTCGGCAGCAAGTGGAAGCCCACGATCCTGTGGCTGCTGGGCCAGGGGCCTCGCCGGTTCGGCGCGCTGCGCCGCGAGATCGGGCCGGTGTCGGAGAAGGTCCTGGCCGCCCAGCTCCGGGAGCTCCAGCGCGACGGCGTGGTCAGCCGGCGTGAGCAGCCGGGGTTCCCGCTCCACGTCGAGTACTCCCTGACCGAGCACGGGCGGGCGCTCGACGCGGCACTCGCGCCCCTGGCCGACTGGGGCGATGCCCACCTCGAGGTCCTCAGCGGGGCGAGCGCCGACGCGTCCTAGTCAGGCCGTCAGCGTCCCGAGGAGCCTGACGGCGAGGGCGCGGTCTCCCTCGAGCTCGACGCCCACCGCCGCCCACCCCCGCGCGCTGCCCGGGCGCCGAGGACCGATGAGCGCCTTCATCGACGACGCGTCCGCGCGGACGGTCGCCGCGGCGGCGGAGTCGCGGGGACCGGTGATCTCCAGCGCGCGATCGTGCACCGATGCGCGGAAGCGGTCACCGTCGAGGTCCAGGTCGACCTCGGCGTCGAGACCGTCCGCCCGAGCGGGGTCGAAGTGGAGCAGGATCGCCATCGCGATCGCGGCGGGGGTGGTCGTGAGCGAGCCGTTCCTGCCGGGCGAGCGTCGGCCCCACGCGGCGAGCGCGAGCATGGCCGGACGGAGCTCGCGGCCCCACTCGGTGAGGTCGTAGACCCAGGACGCCGCCGGGGCGGGCAGGCGGCGGCGGTCGGCGACGCCTGCGGCCACCAGCTGCTGGAGCCGGTCGGTGAGGACGCTGCTGCTGGCGCCGCTGAGCCGGGCTTGGATGTCGGTGAAGCGGCGCGGCCCGAACATGAGCTCCCGGATGACGAGCAGCGCCCAGCGATCGCCGACGACATCCAGGCCGTGAGCGAGCGCGCAGCTCTCGTCGTAGCTCCGGGAGGTCATGCGGTCATCTTACCGGCTGATGCTGAAATCAAAGAAGTCACTTTGCTTTTCGAAGTAACGGGTCTAGGGTCGCCGTCATGAGTGCGGCTCCCCGTCCCTGGCTCGCCTTCTCCGTCGCGGGCACGGCGATCTACCTGACGATCCTCGACCTGTTCATCGTCAACGTCGCGATCGGGGCGATCGGGTCGGACTTCGCGGCGACGTCAGCAGCGGACCTCTCGTGGGTCCTCACGATCTACGCGATCCTGTTCGCCGCGGTGCTCGTGCCCGCCGGCCGACTGGGGGACCGGTTCGGGCGTCGACGGGTCTTCTCCGCCGGGCTCGGTCTGTTCCTGCTCGGGTCGCTGCTGGCCGGCATCGCGCCGGGGTACGGCGTCCTGCTCGTCGGGCGCGCGGTCCAGGCGGTCGGCGCCGCGCTGGCGACGCCGAACTCGCTCGGGGCGGTGCTCCCGATGTTCGAGCAACGACAACGACCCGCCGTGCTCGGGGTGTGGGGCATGATCGCGGCGTCCGGCGCCGCCTCCGGCCCGCCGCTCGGCGGCATCCTCGCGCAGGTCGACTGGCGCTGGATCTTCCTCGTCAACCTGCCCGTGGGGCTGGTCGCTCTGGTGCTGATCGCTCGCGTGATCCGCGAGTCGCCGGCCGAGCAGGGGACGCGCACCGACTGGGTCGGAGCAGCGACCCTGGCCGCTGCGATCGCGGCGCTCACCCTCGGGCTCGCGCAGAGCGAGAGCTGGGGCTGGGACGCTCGGGTCCTCGGCGCCGTCCTGGTGGCGGCCGTGCTGGGTGCCCTGCTCGCGCTGCGCTCGCGCCGGCACCCCGACCCGATCCTGGAGCCCGACCTCTTCCGCCGACGCGGCTTCGGCGCCGCGATGCTCGGCACCGCCGCGTTCTGGGGAGCGTTCGCCGCGCTGCTCCTGGCCAGCAGCCTCTACCTGACGGCGGTGCGGGGGTACGACGTCCTCGAGGCCGGCCTGCGGATGGCGCCCGGCCCCGCCGTCTCGGCGGTGGCCGCGGCCGTGGCCGGACGCCTCGCCGGGAAGGTGCCTCCGCTGCGCCTCGCGCTCGCCGGGACCGCGGCGCTCGCCGCCGGCGCGCTCGTCCTCGGGATCACGCTGGGCGACACGTCGTCGTACGCCTGGACGTTCCTGCCCGGCTCGCTGCTCGCCGGTATCGGCGCGGGCACGGCCATCCCGAACCTGCTCGCGCTCGCCCT
Proteins encoded in this region:
- a CDS encoding NAD(P)-dependent oxidoreductase, with product MNPTTDRPHSSPTSPRRVAVLGLGPMGAAIARSLRTAGHDVVVWNRSPKDLGEIGLADAPLTADPAGAVRDADAVIVCVRDHHASRELLERLAPGLTAGVPVVNVSTGTPEDAVASADAAAALGIAYVTGAIMVPTALVGTEHHLVLCAGGQDAVAAARPVLAGLGGVTDVLGEDHAVPPALDLAMLDVFFAGMYAFLHSAALVRAHGIEPSAYLPYATGILETLGAELPNLAQAFELRKYDRGQASLEMCLRGLEHVVAATEAAGVAPALPRLVRDVTRAQMERAKPGVDWESVAEGLTDPAR
- a CDS encoding winged helix-turn-helix transcriptional regulator; the encoded protein is MSDPDETCGVNVAFAVVGSKWKPTILWLLGQGPRRFGALRREIGPVSEKVLAAQLRELQRDGVVSRREQPGFPLHVEYSLTEHGRALDAALAPLADWGDAHLEVLSGASADAS
- a CDS encoding winged helix-turn-helix transcriptional regulator is translated as MTSRSYDESCALAHGLDVVGDRWALLVIRELMFGPRRFTDIQARLSGASSSVLTDRLQQLVAAGVADRRRLPAPAASWVYDLTEWGRELRPAMLALAAWGRRSPGRNGSLTTTPAAIAMAILLHFDPARADGLDAEVDLDLDGDRFRASVHDRALEITGPRDSAAAATVRADASSMKALIGPRRPGSARGWAAVGVELEGDRALAVRLLGTLTA
- a CDS encoding MFS transporter; translation: MSAAPRPWLAFSVAGTAIYLTILDLFIVNVAIGAIGSDFAATSAADLSWVLTIYAILFAAVLVPAGRLGDRFGRRRVFSAGLGLFLLGSLLAGIAPGYGVLLVGRAVQAVGAALATPNSLGAVLPMFEQRQRPAVLGVWGMIAASGAASGPPLGGILAQVDWRWIFLVNLPVGLVALVLIARVIRESPAEQGTRTDWVGAATLAAAIAALTLGLAQSESWGWDARVLGAVLVAAVLGALLALRSRRHPDPILEPDLFRRRGFGAAMLGTAAFWGAFAALLLASSLYLTAVRGYDVLEAGLRMAPGPAVSAVAAAVAGRLAGKVPPLRLALAGTAALAAGALVLGITLGDTSSYAWTFLPGSLLAGIGAGTAIPNLLALALVGVPPHRFATGVAIYTVFRQVGSAVGTAAWVAAIGTGSLALAATYRVGWWVVVAGALVALGALVSVAARTMAPEPPPEPATTKENHVRSR